The following proteins are encoded in a genomic region of Neomicrococcus aestuarii:
- the wecB gene encoding non-hydrolyzing UDP-N-acetylglucosamine 2-epimerase yields the protein MRPVIMPIYGTRPEAIKMAPIIKALQESDLFDVDIVVTGQHREMLDQVNELFEIVPDHDLAIMRPNQGLSGVMTRTIDGLDEIFRANKPAAVIVQGDTTTSTAGAIAAFYHGIPVVHAEAGLRSFDLFSPFPEEANRKLTSQISSLHLAPTSVSKHNLLTENISEADVVVTGNTVIDALLTTVGKQVPFTDSVLEDLAQSGRKILLVTTHRRENQGDAMQGVGRALARIAKAEPDLTIVLPAHKNPVVREAVLPHLEGLDNVIVTEPLAYGEFTRMLSLANVVLTDSGGVQEEAPSLGKPVLVMRENTERPEAVTAGTVRLIGTDEERIYDEVTLLLHDEQAYAKMANAVNPYGDGRAAERTVAAIAQMLGVGERIDEFDR from the coding sequence ATGCGCCCAGTAATTATGCCTATTTACGGCACTCGCCCAGAGGCCATCAAGATGGCTCCCATCATCAAGGCGTTGCAAGAATCAGATCTTTTTGACGTTGACATTGTTGTCACCGGCCAGCATCGCGAGATGTTGGATCAGGTCAACGAACTTTTTGAGATCGTTCCAGACCATGACCTCGCCATCATGCGCCCCAACCAGGGCCTCAGCGGCGTCATGACGCGCACCATCGATGGTCTCGACGAGATCTTCCGCGCTAACAAGCCGGCCGCCGTGATTGTTCAAGGCGACACCACTACGTCCACCGCAGGAGCTATTGCAGCGTTCTACCACGGCATTCCTGTAGTCCACGCTGAAGCAGGACTGCGTAGCTTTGACTTGTTCTCTCCTTTCCCTGAAGAGGCCAACCGCAAGCTCACCTCCCAGATCTCGAGCCTGCATTTGGCTCCCACCAGCGTCAGCAAGCACAACCTGTTGACGGAGAATATCTCGGAAGCAGACGTCGTCGTCACGGGAAATACCGTCATCGACGCCCTGCTCACCACCGTGGGTAAGCAGGTTCCGTTCACGGACTCGGTCCTCGAAGACCTCGCACAGAGCGGCCGCAAGATTCTCTTGGTCACCACGCACCGCCGTGAGAACCAGGGCGATGCCATGCAAGGTGTCGGCCGCGCGCTAGCTCGCATCGCTAAGGCCGAGCCAGATTTGACCATCGTCCTTCCAGCCCACAAGAACCCTGTGGTCCGCGAGGCCGTTCTTCCTCACCTTGAGGGCTTGGACAACGTCATTGTCACGGAGCCACTTGCCTACGGTGAGTTCACCCGCATGCTCTCGCTAGCCAACGTAGTGCTCACGGACTCCGGTGGAGTTCAGGAAGAAGCCCCATCCTTGGGTAAGCCGGTTTTGGTGATGCGCGAGAACACGGAACGTCCTGAAGCTGTTACCGCCGGAACCGTGCGCCTGATTGGCACAGACGAAGAGCGGATCTACGATGAAGTAACGCTGTTACTCCACGATGAGCAGGCTTACGCGAAGATGGCAAACGCCGTCAACCCTTATGGTGACGGTCGTGCCGCAGAGCGCACTGTTGCAGCTATCGCCCAGATGCTCGGTGTGGGCGAACGAATTGATGAGTTCGATCGTTAG